The Drosophila simulans strain w501 chromosome 3R, Prin_Dsim_3.1, whole genome shotgun sequence genome contains the following window.
GATATTGGATCAACCGAAGACTCTGCACACGCTCCAATGCAAAATCTGCTCTATGATTAAAGAAGGTCAGCCGGAGATTAACACGGAGAACTGGCCAAACAAGCTGAAAACACAGCTGATACCCAAAACAGTGCTGGGTAAAATTGGCGAACAATTCCTTAAGGATGCCAGGATGGTTATTTTCCGATCCAGCCAAGAAGAGGTACTCAATTCATTGATTACGGCGATGAGCTCCGGTTTCGCTGGTTGCATCCACTTCTCCTCCAATCCCAACTGCAACATCAAGGCTCTAATTCTTATCTACTCGCACGATCATCAAGCTTTGGTTGGTTTCATACCCAACAATGAGGATTCGTTTAGCGAACGACTGCAGGAGATTCTTCAGGGTGCAAAACGAAAGCCGGGCGTCAACACCCAAACACCCAAGCAGCCACAGCCAGCAGAACCGCCTCCTGAGGAGGAAGATGCCATTATAAATGAACTTCTATGGACTGGAACGCTGAATTGGTCGACACAAGCAAATTCAGAGGAGCCAAGCATTAGTCACAAGCTTGAGTGTTCCGTGTACATCGCTATAAAGAATGGAGATCCCGGGATCAGTGCGGAGGATTGGCCAACTGATATGAATATGATTTTGATGCCCTCAATTTACCTTGGTCAGTTCGCCGGAGAGTTTATAAAGGACTCGAAACTTATAATTCTCCGATCGACACCTGGAGAAGAACACGACTCGCTAGCATCGTCGATGACCGCCGGCAGTTGTGGCTGTGCCCGATTTTCCTCCGAGGTCGTCTGCAAGGTTATCATGCTGCTGTATTCGCCCACGAGGAACGCCTTCCTGGGCTTTATTCCGAAAGATCAGCCTATGTTTGTCAAGCGAATGCGGGAAGTTTTAGACGAATATCGCCAAAAGGCGAGAAACGAATAGTAAACAAGTATCTCAAGAACACGATCTCaaagtatatttaaaatatttatttgaactcTAGGTATATCAAATTTATAGCCATTGAAGACAGTATGtattgttttataattagatcattttatttatttctgtttaattattataaatatagaCCAACGAATATTAAATCAACATACGCTCGCATGTCCCCAGtgggaaaacatttaaataccaaGGCTAATATATGTAAACTGATAAATAATCAGAAAACTGCCAACTCCTGAATGCATTTACGCAAGTATTACGATTGTCTACCATACGTTGCCATATTAAGACTTAACCGatcttataaataaacatttttgatgTCCATCTATTATGTTTTTGTACAAAACTAGATCAAGGACAACTGTGTTATCGCATGTCAGATGCTGCAgcattaaataacatttaaacaaCCCCATTGTAAAATAAGTAATCTAATGAATGCTTCTAgtctcaaataaaaataatctaCCGAAGGCAAAATCCATTCTTATTCGTATCAGTTGTGAATTGGCCGAAAAAGTATTTGCACACGTTGGGTTCATCATCTCCGGCTTAAGGATTACATTTTCAAAGGTCAATTAGTCTTTTCGATTGTGTAAGACTTGTAAGAAATGTTAACGAAtttgtttcagttttaatATTTGAGACCAACCCATTTGATACGGCCTTGAATACGggacatatatatattggagATCGTTTGTACATTTTTAGTTTGGTTTTAGATTTCTTCAACGGATATCAACATGGCCTCAGTAAAATTGGTGAGTTGGTACTAATAATATCTGCATTccgaaatttaatattttctaaatttttggAAAGTTCTTCATTGCTATTTTGGTTGTCGCTCTGTCCCTCAACACCTCAGCTTCCGGCTTGGACCCTAGTTCGACTGCCAAGCCCCGATTTGAGacgaaaaaccgaaaactaaGTGCTGGCGCTCTGCAGTCACTCGCTGGTTAATTACTATAGAAAACTATAGATAAAATTGCCATTATAAAAATGGaccaataataaattattttcaacgaatttctCTTAAGTTTCTTTCGTTTGGGATACAGTTCGAAATCTTTACgaagatattttatttggggTTTTATTAGATAGACACTACAAGCTAGGAAACCCGGGCGGAACCAGCTTTATTTAGCATTAGCCCTAAGCTCTAAATGGACGAGGTGGCATAGTCGGCCGGGAACTTGAACAGGTGCTTTCCAGTGGCCTGAACGGAGGGCAGGAGTCCGGCGTTCGGGATGATGTTCCACGAGAGGTATAGCGATACGTTGCGGTTGTCCTTCAGGCCATTGCCGTCGTCCCAGAAGTAGTACTTGGTGTTCATGTTCTTGAAGTCCAGCACGGCATTCTCGCCGCGCAGGATGATCTTGTCCCACAGTACCACCTGGTTGAGCTGATTAGACGGTGTCTGGTACTCGGCGGTGAGATACAGGAACAGCTGCTTCACGTTCCAGTTAAAGATGCCGGTGAGATTCGTCTTCAGATCGAAGGTCACGAAGCCCAAATCGTGCCTCTCCCGGGACGCTCCGTAATCCGGGACATTCTTCACCAGCACTCTGACCGTGTTGATGTTTGCCTCGGTCCGGTAGTCCAGAAAGACGGTGGACAGGAAGCAGCTGAAGGTGAGGCAGGCCAGAACGCTCAGCGTGTATGCCACCGTGGCGTTTCCTCGGGTTAAAACcgtgtgcattttaatatcGTTTTATTCCTGCGAGTCCGGCAAATGACACGTCGTGTTGTTAGTTTGGAAAAAAATTAGAGCTGGCACGATAATCGGATGTACGCGATACTATCGATGACTTTCCCGGTTCGGCCCGAAAGAACAACGGGATTAACCAGGTTTCCTTTTGGTGgttaaaaatcacaaaatttaGCGGTAAATCATTAATATACTCATAATCGGAAATATCAggtatttaattatttcaaacgAAAACTCTGAAAATCTTAATGATAATTTTAGCATTGTACAATTTTTCCTACATGGGCACACTTGTAACagtgaaaatttgttttaaattaaaaagtgaaacatGACAAGGTCGTTTATATagcagcaaaatcaaaatcataaaattttgaatttgcaagattttaaaagaaaattaaaaatatctcAATATTATGAGCGCTCTCATATATAACAAAAGAGAAGTtagtaaacaaatacaaaactaATGGGACCACAGCAAGACTATTCAAAAATACCACCCCGCCGGAAACAAAAGTGAAGGGAGAAATATCGATGTGAGTTCATATCGTGAGTCGCAGTACGGTCCTACCTTTTCTTTCAATATCCGGGAATAATATGGCGATCCGAAACTCTGACGATAGACAGAGAATTTAACACTGCtgaaaaattgattaatttgctagaAATTTTAAACGGTAATACGCGCAAATATCACCAAATTGTTGGGGATCGGGTGGGGTGTGGATTGTGCTAGTTTTTTGTCCAGCAAACGTCACTTAATTGGTGAAAATCGACATCGGAATAGTGGCAAAAAAATTTTCCCTCAGTCGCTCAGCTATTTTCTGCCTTCGTCTGCGCGTGTGAGCGGGATGGTGACAGCGGTCCGACTGGCCGCGTCAGGGCATCGCGTGTGCGGGAGAGAGACGAGGCTATCGACCAAGCGAGAAACGCATACGCCAAAGTCGAAAAGTGATTTTTTCTTCGTTCGTTCGGGCGAAGTCGAAACTGCTGCgaaatgttttataaataaagtattGCAATTCCAAGTTCTCGAAAGTTAGTAAACTTGTAAAGTGCAACAATCGATTGGTCGTTTCGACGGCGTCTCCCCTCTGCGATTATATAAATAGTGAAGCACGTTGCCCCGAGTCCTAATTGCGCATCGATTGGTCTTGTATCCGTGAATAAACGAAATTGGCGATACGAAACGTGGGGAAATTGAGTGATTTAgtgcaatttttttgtttcgtctTGCACCTGAACCATTTTCGGTGTAAAAATGTGAATCAGTGGACAGGGGAATTGGAATGGGAGAATTAAATGCGAACGAACGATGTACGAACGAGTGTGCAAAGGCAAAGTGAAAGAATGCGCAGAGTTGCCACCTCGCTGGCTCATGTGcttacgtgtgtgtgtgtgtgtgtgtgcgcgtgcgaatgtgtgtgttagtTTCTTTGCCCATCGCATATATATAAACCGATTCCTCACAATATCCAAAAATCAATATAACCCAAGAACCTATTTTTGTTGATGTGTTTCTGTGCCGCCGCCGTCACCGCCGTGCCCCTACACTCCTTTGAAAAACACATCAACAAAGTTGTTAAATTCACTTGTAGTGAAATTTATTTGGGACGTGACATCTGTTtacccaaacaaaaaattttaatttctttaccTTTACCTCTTTTGATACCCTAAAGGACGCGCGAATTGAAAGTAAATCAAAAAGAATAACCCCAACAACACAGAACCTCCAGCGAGAGAGTAAAATGAATAAT
Protein-coding sequences here:
- the LOC6729371 gene encoding protein PTOV1 homolog gives rise to the protein MEPVPEEARGVDDDEGELDCLTHMIGALLLQKDPENPENADPKEPIWSGELEWEDAQILDQPKTLHTLQCKICSMIKEGQPEINTENWPNKLKTQLIPKTVLGKIGEQFLKDARMVIFRSSQEEVLNSLITAMSSGFAGCIHFSSNPNCNIKALILIYSHDHQALVGFIPNNEDSFSERLQEILQGAKRKPGVNTQTPKQPQPAEPPPEEEDAIINELLWTGTLNWSTQANSEEPSISHKLECSVYIAIKNGDPGISAEDWPTDMNMILMPSIYLGQFAGEFIKDSKLIILRSTPGEEHDSLASSMTAGSCGCARFSSEVVCKVIMLLYSPTRNAFLGFIPKDQPMFVKRMREVLDEYRQKARNE
- the LOC6729372 gene encoding accessory gland-specific peptide 95EF is translated as MASVKLFFIAILVVALSLNTSASGLDPSSTAKPRFETKNRKLSAGALQSLAG
- the LOC6729373 gene encoding signal peptidase complex subunit 3 — protein: MHTVLTRGNATVAYTLSVLACLTFSCFLSTVFLDYRTEANINTVRVLVKNVPDYGASRERHDLGFVTFDLKTNLTGIFNWNVKQLFLYLTAEYQTPSNQLNQVVLWDKIILRGENAVLDFKNMNTKYYFWDDGNGLKDNRNVSLYLSWNIIPNAGLLPSVQATGKHLFKFPADYATSSI